CGTACGAGTATCACTTCCATCACCAGTCGCAACACAACCACCTATACCGATAACTCTGTCAATGACAACACTACTTATTACTACGCGGTCATTGTCTGGGACACCGAGGGCCTCGGCCTGCGAAGCTCGGCTCAAAGCGTTCGGACGCCCGTGCTTGATGTGGTGCAGGAATTCAGCGCTACCGGACCATGGGTTATCCCCGACAACAGTTGGATTAGCCGTTTCTTTGTGGATAACAACTTTGCGCCCTTCGGCTCGGTCGTGACCAATCTGGAATACCGTCTGAGAGTACATGATACGGGCGACCCGGGAACGTTCTGGGCGGGAGACTATGAAATATATATCTACTCCTCATTTACGACCGGCTTTCAGCTTGATGATCTGGTCTATGATAACTTGGGTACTCGTACTGACGGCGGATTCGATGACGACGCCGAGGACGATTCCGACATCGACCTGAACTGGCGAACCACCAACTTCTTCAACGGGGAGAATCCGAATCAGTACTGGGGCGTATACGTGTCCGATAACATCCTAGGTGATAGCGGTCAGCTGGCGTATATCGAACTGAAAATCCACTATACCCCGCCTTCAGGCGCTGCAGGCGTGGCCATGAAACGCGTCGCGGCGGCACATGGGTCGAAGGTGAAAAGTCCTTACGCTCAGCAAAGCGAGGAAAAAGCTGATTTCTTGGATACTGCTGCCGCCCGGATCGGCCGCTGAGCTTCCAACCGCCTCGAGCGAGTCCCCGCCTTTCACCGATCGTCCAAACTCTGTTGGCGCAGACCAGCGAGCTTTGTCGAACCGTTCTATGGGTCAGGCTGCGAGCGCAGATCGACGGAAAACCGAAGGTAGTCGAATAGTACGACAAATAGCGGCTCTACAGCGGCCAGTTAGTGGTTCCCCTTCGATGAACGCCGGCCTGTCAAGCCAGAGGTATCGCGCCAACTATTTGCTCACAAATCTTATCGTGAGAAATTGTACCCGCAGCAGAGAGATCACTTCTTTTTCTCCAAGCGTTCTTTTATTTTATGAAAAGCCTCCATCGCTGTAGGTGTATCATGTCTCTCGGTATCCACCGCTATCTCACGAAGTAGTTTCAACTCTGCCTTGCCTCCAATATCTCCTAGAACCTCCATAGCAGCGGTCCGTATACCTGAGTGCTCGCTGTTCAGGTACTTTTTTGCAAGATCAATACTCTTCGGGGCTTTTTTCTTATACAACGCTCGAAGTTTGAGTTCTACGGCGAGGGGATTTTTGTCACAGTTTATTGCTTCAATTGTTGGAATATCTGCCGTTACCCACCTGGAGGCCAGGCATCTAAGCGCTAGAGTTTGAATAACCAGATCCTCCGATACACAATATTCGACTAGGGCATCCTTCACGTGAGTCGGCATACGTTCAACTCCTCTAGCAGTATCCAGACAATTATTTTTAATGATCTCATAATTTTCTTCGTAAATCTCAGAGCCGCCCATCTGATCCAAATACTTAATCATGTGTGGAACTGCCTCATATGAATCAATATGCGCTAGGTAATGCACGCCCATCCGGCATATATCTTCATCAGCAGATAATGACATTTCCCCGATTATAGGATAAGCGGCTAAGATCCTATCAAATTTTATGCAACTAAGCACCTCTTCTTGGAGTAGTGAATCACTTAAGAGATCAATTACAGCCGCTTCGACTGCTTCGCCAGGACGATCAGGAACTAATATGAGACTTGCGCATCTTACTCTAACATCTGAATCCTCTAAACCCTTTGCTAGCACACTGTCTTTGATTTCATCGTCGAGATTATTATCCTCTTGTGATAACCGAATTGTGAGTATACGAAGATCATGGTCAGCGTCATTGAGAATATCAGATATCATTGAATGAGAAAGTGGTTTATTAATTTTCTTCTCTAGTGTCCCAATATCTTTTGTAATCAAACCTAGCACAGAATTGCTTCCAATCAATACGTAGGACCTAGAGGAATCAGTTAGCAGTTCGAATATTGCATTGCCGACATACACTCTCAAATTGGATTTAGATATTGGGGAGTTCGAATCAAAGGGAAAGATATTGGCCTGAATAATATTATCCGAAAGTTCATCAAGATCAACCGGTGATACAAATCTATCGACCATCTTTTTGACTATTTTTGCGAGCAGAGCGATATAGTCATCCGGATTTTCAAATCGGTTGGGTGCCATTTGATTGGTCGATTCCTGTTTATTATTATGGGGTCACTCTTCGCCTCGATAATATAGAGTCGCAATGGGCAGGATTCTCGCAATATTGGAAGTGCCGCATCAGGTAAGTTTAGTTTGTGGAACTGGCTGAAGCTAAATTTCCGCTCACACCTCAAATCGGACACTCGGCAATGAAGCGCAATCCTGAGAATATAGAGAGCCCAAAGATCACTGCAGCCCTCTACTGCCGCGTCTCCACGTACGACCAGGCGAGGAAGGATTTCTCTTCCCTTGATCACCAAGAGGAGGTTCTCCGTGACTGGTGTCAGCAGGAAGGCTGGACAGTTCACGATGTCTTCATCGAGACTGCAAGTGGCAAAGAGGCTAAGAACCGTCCAGTGCTCCAGCGCCTATTATCCGATGCTCGAGCCGGCCGATTCAACCTTGTACTAATCACCAAAATAGACCGGTTAGCACGATCAGCCAGGGATTGGTTTGAATTGCTGAATCTGTTTGAGGATCTTGGGATTGACGTCAATTCCAGAAGCCATGACATCAGCAATGCCGATCCTTACGGGCGGATGTTTCGCAACATGCTGATTATTTTCGCAGAACTAGAGCGGGACCTTATCGCTGAGCGCACATACGAGAAGGCGTTGGCCACAGCGAAGAAGGGAAAGTTTGGTGGGGGTGGCGTTCTCATCGGCTACAGCTACTCTGAGGGCGGTTTAAAACCAGATCCAGAGTATGCACCATTGGTACAGAGAATATTTAGAGAATATGGAAAAGGCGAATCATTTTCCAGCGTAGCAAAGCGACTTAACGAAGAGGGATTCAGGACACCAGTTCGAGTTACAAAATCAGGACCGAACAAAGGAATGGTGAGAGGTGGAGCGAAGTTCAATGTCAACACCCTGCAATCAATTGTTTCCAACAGAACATATTTGGGGATTATAAAATTTGATGGGAAGGAATATCCTGGGCAACATAGTGGAATCATCGCTGAAGGAGAATGGGATCTGTGCGAAAATCGAAAGCTAAGGAGGGCAAAACAAACCAATCTTGGAGTTCCACACAAATCTGACCTTCTTCTTTTGGGACTTGTGAAATGCGGTAACTGTGGCAGTTACATGACTTCGAGTTTTGGATATAAGCGAGATAAGAAGGGTAACCGCCGTAAATATTATTACTATAGATGCAGCAAGCAACTCAAGTTTGGCAGATCCGAATGCTCAAACGGTCAGATCAATGCTAGCCAACTGGAGGCCTTTATTTTTGATTGGATTCGGGCTTTCCCCCAAAATCCTGATTTCAAGAAAATCACCGTCTCGAAAGCCATGCAGGCCAACCATAAAAGACTGGGAAATTTGAAGAAAGACAGACGGTCGATAGAGGGGAATCTTACAAGGCTCAATAGCGGGAGAACAAATTTGCTTCAGTCGTTGAAAGATGCCAGTGAAAGCTCCCCTAGTCGTGATTTCATCTTCGGAGAAATTGATAACATGACAACGGATATCGCTGAAGTTGAAGATAAACTCGAGCATATCGCCAGTGAGATAACTTCTCTGGAGGTCTTGACCATCGATCCTGAGGTCCTTAGCAAGTTGTATTCAGAAATCATCCCGAAGATCACGGCGGCATCTTCACAAAACGCTGCACGCTACCTTCAATTAACAATTAAAGAGGTTGTGGTTAACAAGCCTCGCACAGAGAATAAATCGGTTGAAGGTTCAATAATCATAAAACCTTGGAATCTCGATCCCGAGGTGTTTGGGCTGACGGTTTTGAAGAAAAGTTCGAAAACTTACCCTGGTATGCTGGGCCGGGTGGAGTCGAACCACCAATCGTCCGGTTAACAGCCGGATGCATTGCCAATTATGCTACGGCCCATCTGAGAGGACGCGGCAAGTTACCTTCGTCCTACTTTGTGGGCAAATGCCGTGCCGGGGCGGTATTTCCAGCGCAGCACCTGGTCGCCCCGGAGGGACTTGAGGTTGAACTCGCGGTTGCCAGCTTAGAACGGCTGGGCGGCCCCAGGGTCAGCCCGGCACGATGAGATGCGGCTGCTGCGGCGATGGATATCAGCGGGCGTGCACATGGCACCGATTTTAGAGTCTGCAACAGCGCCAAGCAGGCGTTATTTTCCGTCAGTAGGGAGAACGCTATGAAGAAACTGTCGGGGGGCCTGGTGCTGGCGCTGATCGCGGGTTGCAGCCTGCCCATGATTCAGGACTGGCGGGCGCCGCTGCTCTTGGGCGAAGTGGAGCGGGCACAACTGGAGAGGGGGCCGTACGCCGAGTGGTTTAGCGAGCATTACGAGAACTACGAGAGCGATTCGCTCATCGTGCGCGACCTGAAAGCGGTCTTTGGCAACATAGAGGTGAGCGTGTACCTGGGCACCTGGTGCGGCGACACCAAGAAGCAGCTGCCGCGGCTGTTCCACCTGCTGGATGAACTTGCGCGGGACAGGGTCGAGATCAAGCTGGTGGGACTGGACCGGGACAAGGTGGGACCCAGCGGCGAGGAGCAGGCCGCCGGTATCCACCACACCCCGACGGTGATTGTGCGAC
Above is a genomic segment from Candidatus Neomarinimicrobiota bacterium containing:
- a CDS encoding HEAT repeat domain-containing protein, which gives rise to MAPNRFENPDDYIALLAKIVKKMVDRFVSPVDLDELSDNIIQANIFPFDSNSPISKSNLRVYVGNAIFELLTDSSRSYVLIGSNSVLGLITKDIGTLEKKINKPLSHSMISDILNDADHDLRILTIRLSQEDNNLDDEIKDSVLAKGLEDSDVRVRCASLILVPDRPGEAVEAAVIDLLSDSLLQEEVLSCIKFDRILAAYPIIGEMSLSADEDICRMGVHYLAHIDSYEAVPHMIKYLDQMGGSEIYEENYEIIKNNCLDTARGVERMPTHVKDALVEYCVSEDLVIQTLALRCLASRWVTADIPTIEAINCDKNPLAVELKLRALYKKKAPKSIDLAKKYLNSEHSGIRTAAMEVLGDIGGKAELKLLREIAVDTERHDTPTAMEAFHKIKERLEKKK
- a CDS encoding recombinase zinc beta ribbon domain-containing protein → MTSSFGYKRDKKGNRRKYYYYRCSKQLKFGRSECSNGQINASQLEAFIFDWIRAFPQNPDFKKITVSKAMQANHKRLGNLKKDRRSIEGNLTRLNSGRTNLLQSLKDASESSPSRDFIFGEIDNMTTDIAEVEDKLEHIASEITSLEVLTIDPEVLSKLYSEIIPKITAASSQNAARYLQLTIKEVVVNKPRTENKSVEGSIIIKPWNLDPEVFGLTVLKKSSKTYPGMLGRVESNHQSSG
- a CDS encoding thioredoxin family protein — protein: MKKLSGGLVLALIAGCSLPMIQDWRAPLLLGEVERAQLERGPYAEWFSEHYENYESDSLIVRDLKAVFGNIEVSVYLGTWCGDTKKQLPRLFHLLDELARDRVEIKLVGLDRDKVGPSGEEQAAGIHHTPTVIVRREGEELGRIIETPVESLERDLLKIVSGEPYVPHYQELEVERGAAGQVGPLTP